The Dendropsophus ebraccatus isolate aDenEbr1 chromosome 6, aDenEbr1.pat, whole genome shotgun sequence nucleotide sequence gTGCCATAGGCAAtattctatgcactggcggattccgccgaaagaattgacatgtcacgtctttagcggaatgcggaatccgcccgtgcatagaatagtgcctatggcacgggcggagatgcgcgccgccgcgtgtgggtacgagcgacggaatccaccaCGGGTCATATGCGGGAATTCTGTattgtgcacgcacccttagggtgccttcacacctaccggatccgcagcgggtctcacttttgcggatccggtaccattcacccctatgatagcacatattcgcagcgggattgacatcccgctgtgaatatgtgctttaacctcctgctgtccgcagccccgccggagcatcccccccatcccgagcaggtactgtatgctctcggcggtgggatgcgggcggcggcgggccggggatgggctgatggggggatgtggccgggatggggggatgcgccgccgccggggatgggggatgcgacggcgggctgcgggcaccagggagctaaagcacatattcacagcgggatgtgaatctcgctgcgaatatgtgctatcataggggtgaattgatactggatccgcagctgatctcgctgcgactctgcagaagtgagatccgctgtggatctggtaggtgtgaaggcacccttccAAGGCCTTTCCATCCCTGTAGTTTCTTCTCTGCACTGTGACCCTGCTATCTgattgtaaggctgtgttcacacacactgttttGGATCTCTTTTAACCAGTAAATACCTATTTGAGCATcacctataacatatatatatatatatatatatatatatatatatatatatatatatatatatatatatatacacacacacacacacactagcctttcttgtgtttctttttttttttttttttttggggggggggggggggcaggagagaaatGTTATGGCCTTtacggtacaaacacacacagcagatacggagcagatacgcagcagatacggagcagatacgcagcagatttgatactgtgttcagttatttagatctaatctgctgcgtatctgctgcgtatcgcagcagtaaatacgcagcgtataagccgtgtgtgtttgtacccttaaaatgaTTTATTGACTGTGTAATATGAGTCTGCAGCGTTGTATGCTGGGCGCCATGTATAATGATACAGGGTGTGGCGGTGACCTGGTCTCCTCACACGATACCCTGCTGGTCTCCTCACACGATTTCCCGCTGGTCTCATCACACCAGGTCACCTGGTCTCCTCACACGATTTCCCGCCCACACTCAGTATTACAGGCGGCCGCTCAGGGAGAGCACTACCACTGAGGAGCCAGGAGAAGTCAGGAGAAGCCATCATCTCACCGTCCTCCTCTAACCAGTCATGTCCTACTACGCCGTGCGCAGAGGCCGCCAGCCCGGTGTCTATTACAACTGGTGAGAGGCGGGAGCGCCATCTTATCGCCGCATCTTCTTACATATGACGCATTTACCTAATGTTTGTAAATAGTTACCAGTATACTTATTATGGAGACCTTTTTGTGTGGAATTATTACTGGTGTAGATATGACCGCACAGTTTGGGGACATCGAGTAGCCGGGAATAGCGTAAGCCCCTTGGCGAGGTGCGGGAGAAACGCCCATGCTTAGCAAATGGCGGCCATGTTAGGAAAGTGGcggccaagatggcggccagacAAAATGGCGGGAAGTGAGGATAATCGTGTGTGTGAGGGGCAGGTGAAAATAATTGTTACTGGAAACAGTATATAAGGCATACTGTGCGGTTTGTAATACTATATATAAGGCATAGTGTGctgtctgtaatatatatatatatatatatatatatatatggcagacAAAATAgttatagtgggaacatagcccaggTTAGGAAGAAAGGAGGGAAATATTACCAAAATGGTGGCAAGAAGCCTTTTCTAAGTGGTCATTCCCAGGATTACAGGAGTGTTCACACAGCTTACATATACTACCGCTTTCTTCTGTGGAAAATCCACACCCAGATCTGCAGAAAGTCTGCACCGAATCCTGTGGAGTTTggggtctgttcacacactgcagattctcTTCAGCTGATTTTAATCAAGCCAATGTGGGCCTCGTTACTCAGACAATGGGAACATTACTTCAAATTGCTAAAAAATTACCAGATTGTACCGCTGTAATGATAGAGCAGTGTGATCATTAGAACAGTTTCTCTGCTCCTGATATGATATTTAGGGTGTGTTTAGATGTACAGGATTTGATGGctcagatttgctttaaatctgatctgggccatgaaatctgctgcaaaacctgtacgtgtgaacgcctTCACATTCGcttcgagtttgcagcgaaatccgctgcggatccatgtagtgttgagggtagcttcacacgcaccttatcgctgcgtttttggtgcgaagATGCGcttttgattttcatgtgaaaatcaaaacgcgcatgtaaaaatcgcgttaaaaacgcagcaatacggtacgtgtgaaggcaccctgaagtaaaatggggttacatatctgctgccgatatgtgacccagcccctttaaccgcgCAGAGCAGACATTacccgagcaggtaatgtatttctCGGGGGGTGgatggattttgctgcgaactcgcAACGTGAAATCCAATATGGGTGAAGAAGCATGTGGAGGTCCCAGTAGAGGCAGTACTTAGTAATTGAGGCATCTAGACCCCATCAcctattttatcaatattataCTGAAAAttgcttttgtttgtttttgtgtagGGATGAATGCAAAGAACAGGTGAGCCGCTATCCATATGCAAGATACAAGAAGTTCCCAAATTATGAGCAAGCACAACACTTCATGCGTGGATCTGACTATTCATCCAGGTCATCCTATCGACAGGGTAAGGTATTGGCCAGGCTAAAGCTGTACTGCAGATattattcttttttattattattattactattattattttccagtctgctctctgctgccacctctgtccatgtcaggaactgtccacagtagcagcaaatccccatagaaaactcttctttctctgcacagttcctgacatggacagaggtggcagcagagagcactttgtcagactgggaagaatacaccactccctgcaggacatatagcagctgctaagtactggaagacttgagatttctaaatagaagtaaattacaaatctatataaccaggTCTGTGGAGTGGGTAATTCGCAGCTCCGAATTCTGAATTTTATCAGCCGtttagtgactgcagctgtgtcccgcctcacttGCTGAGTGGGGCCTGGACATCAAGGATCAGGAACTGATGCTACACTGCAGGCACAGTAAATAGAACGacttatgttcccaccaccccctgtttTTCTGCAGCGTAGACCTAATCACGTGATGGGCAGACGGGGAGGTTGAGTGGTGGAAATGTATACCTGCTCTGGAGCAGATGTGGATTTCTGCCCCCGCCGTGCAGCATGCACATGTCCCACCCACATCTGGCGGGGTAAATGGAGGCAGGGTCTAATTAAAAGGTCCCCCATAATCTTCTCTCTGAGAGAAAATGCCACATTGGTGTAGAAAATGGCAttagcacctgtagtttatggctcgccgcagtaggatgacatcagagaagtttctttataaaatggagatttattgctgcttctttaaaagtagtgaaagttaCAGAATTGTATAGAAATGAATATCAGAAAAATGTCTTACAGcccttagtgtctagtgtccatagttcatatcaGAGTCCTTTGAAGTGTTTGAAGGGTTTATCtcacaaatcgtcacgagcttcaggcagctgttgcttcactcaagcatcctggatgACATTCCTTACTTCatgcttccatcatggattcctcatgcaacacaaccttctccttgaaggccctggatccttcttgtgacatagggctcacagccctgatccaacccccctccatcttggtgactaccatcttatataggttcatgactcactgtcaatgtcatgtgtgggtgtgtttattataattgagtgtgtgtgtgtgtgtgtgtgtgtgtgtgtgtgtgtgtgtgtctgcacatatatgaccataacaaatatagaactctttctctatgcatcagcataacctgttcccagttatggatgtatagttatcatGCTGTGTACTGCCATCACCACCCTACATACGTCATGGAATCGTGAATAGTGCTTATGTATCTGTTCCCAACGTATACACGTccccttagtatagaatatgatattatgtcagtattacaattaccttatacagtgaatagtgttgtgctattatggtgaggtcagcagtatatatgacttacattatattataccaagatattgttcattgtaaaacacatcgtatTTAACAATAGGGGACAGAGATTACGGCTACATTACTTATGGTTTCTCCTCCTGTTGGAAGCCTATTCGCCTGTCGGTCATCCCTGCACAAAGAGAAAGGACTAGTTACACCCAAAAGACTACTTCCGGCCTCTTTCCCTGCATTGTATACctcagagatagatatatagagatatatatatatatatattttttttttttttataatgtcaaCTTTCCCACCAACAGGACTATCAGCCGATGTCTATACAGATGGATGCTGCTCTCGCAATGGCAGATATGGGGCCAAAGCTGGGATTGGTGTTTACTGGGGTCCTGACCATCCATTGTAAGTAATAATGATAGCAGTCGAAATTTATAGGTTGTGAGATCTTTTGCACGTAGCATAATTACACTACTTATTTGCAtgccttgtgtttaaaaaaaaaattatttatatctTCCTTTGCAGGAATGTTTCAGAGAGGCTGGATGGGAGAGCGACCAATCAGAGGGCTGAAATTGAGGTAGCCTTTGTCGCTGACAATCATGTTACAATTTCTGCTTAAATCAGAGTTGGGAAGTGTGCTGCAGAATATGCAAAGACTTAcacctgtggtggtggtggtgggggtgggggtgggaggacATGCTATACCTTACATCAGGTATGTAAGGTACCTTGGCTCTTCAGCATTCATGTAAGAGCTGCATTAAAGCAGCCGTATATCGCCATATCTTCTCACTCATCCTCACCTTGCACATGTACTGTTATCCTAACACATATCCTCTATCTCCACTGATGACGTCACACGAATATAAGTGATGGAAACACGTAGGGAGTGTGGTTTGCTGGGTATACTTCCTTGTATGGCAAAATTGTGCTTTGGACATAACGTATAGTTATATATATCGGCCAATTAATTTGGTATAGTTATTGTATGACTACTGATTGACAATGATAGTTATTGCTTTTACCTGGTGTCTGATTCACAAATGGCGTTTCTTAGGTAataataagggtgcgttcacacgtacagatttgatggcgcagattcaaagcaaatctgcgccatcaaatctgctgtagatcctgtacatgtgaacgcatccTAAAAGTTTAAGTTTTAAGGTACTTTAACCTTTTCTACTATATTGATGCTTAAAAAGTCCCCTTTGATAGTGGCAGTGGACTAGCACGCACAGCTtgtggtgctgtttatgcaagaaagtagctcaattttttttctaatcctaattTGTATGGTACTTGTATAAAATCAATATATCCATAAGGATTGCTCATAGATGGTTCATATTTCATGTTGATGATGGATATTAGGTAGCTGTTAtagactgtcagcaggtttatgctgtcctatctcggGGTAGCACAAACCAGtcatagagaagctgaacagaatgatgtatcactttcgATTGTTCTTTGCAGGTGTTTTAGACAGctctttctgaataacatggacagtgagtagtcctctccattatgtgcatgagcccagtaatccaggatattcatgagcagaaaactccacccaccagctgattattggcagttatctatccatgcagtGTATAGGAAGTCACCTGTCAATCGGGCGAATGgtggggcaagaatcctattctccatcgtattaggagaatggctgaacagaatgatgtaagtaatacaccaatctgttcagcatttctgtcaatagtttatgctaccctcattTATGACAGtatatacctagtgacagattcactttaggaGTCAAAAACAGAATTGTTTAGGTCAGGAAAATCATTCACAAATAAACTTTGAAAAAAAGGTTTCCTTGCATCTCACTGGCTGAATCGTATCGCACATTGAGGCTCTGAATACAAGACTTCCAGTCATCTTTGATGATGCAGTATGTCTTCAAATTGCATAAGACTAATATCATAAACTCACCAGGTGTGTGACAGTCTGGGATCTCTcacaatagttcagtgtacaaaaaaaatggaaagagACTCtaaattaaaatgaatacataaaTTAAAAATTTGTGAACCCTTAATTTTACTGCAAATTTGATGGTGTGTTCTCGCCCACCAGGCAGCCAGCAGAGCGGTAGAACAGGCTCGTGATCACAATATTACTAACCTTAATGTTCATACTGACAGCAAGTTTACTATAAAAGGTAAGTACATAAGTGTTTCCTAATTGCTTTTATAACTTTTAGTGAAAAAGCTGCTGCATGTGAACGCTTAGGATTTGTGGCAGACATAGAAGGTGAATTTGCAGGAAACTAAACGTGTTATGTGAAGATTTCTGCAGTGGATTCTGGTGCAGGTTTAGGCTAAATTGCCACTGTCTTTTTATGGACGACCGTCAACTTCACGGGAAATAACCACCGTTATTAAATTATattgactgtgtgtgaacatggtgcTCCCCCTTTTCACAAACAGAAAGAATTTGCTACTGAAACTGGCAAGCTCCAGACTTAATCTGTATTGTAGGACAATTACCCCAACCTGATGgaccctattaaccccttaacgacccatgacgtatctcctCATTAGGGGAGTTAAGAGAGGGGCTGCGccgcagcccccctctgaactgccacgatccTGGCTGCagaaccgcggctattagcgggcgagGGCGAACGCCGTGCATGCtaataaggacatttaaatgcagctgcatttaaagatctcccccccaaaccccccccccccccccccccccaacccgcaGAGGGAGAATCCCTTCTCCTTACCCAGCCGGGCCTCAGTGtgagaatgatgctgatcccggctctgtatTCTATCGACGGGTTATCCgttgccattccgtagtgtgcacgtacccttatagagcaccgatccaatggatcagtgctctatatatacacagcattgatctcaatctgagataagtgctgtgtatatagaagtcaaccagggggcttctaattaatgtgaggtttttgtttttattaatgaaaaattccctcccctacagttcaaatcaccccctttttctcatttaataaaagaaaaacatatttggtatcgctgaaTGCATAATCTCCCGAACTagtaaataatcacattcctgatctcacaccgTAAACGGTGCAAGCGCAGAAACCCACTGAATTGCACAttcttggttgcatcaaatccaggaaaattttgatcaaaaagtcgcatatatgcaattaaggtacctatagaaaatacagatcatagcgcaaaaaaatgacctcacagagccccatagaccaaaggataaaagcattataaggctgggaatagagcaaaaaAGGGAACatttcgttttttgttttttttttaaagatttccatttattaaaagctgtcaaataaaagttatatattgttgtaattgtactgacattaggaacatatataacatgtctgttttagcctagggcaaatggcgtaaaacacCCCCACTAAATGACGGTAAAtaaaattgctttttattttaattttcaccacacacacattttttgggtttcgcagcatattttaagcAACAGTTAAGTCAGTCGTTGCaacgtacaattagtgacgcaaaaaataagggcccatgtgggtctgtaggtaaaaaaaatacaagcgctatggccttttaaacacgaggggAACAACAACAAAAGTGCTAAAATTagctcagaccttaaggggttaatggtgtctGACCTGTAATAAGTCAGAAGCTGTGACACTAGTTACCAAAATAGAAGTCAAAGTAAAGTTTCAAATAGTTATAGCCCTCTTGGGGTGGTAGTTTGCTGTAGTCCTCTAAGGTTGCATGCACACATCCTGTGAAGACTTAACATCTGCggtgctcctggcatcatattgataggTGATACTGGGAGGTCCGTGATTCCACCAAGCAGTGGAacatgtgtaatacggccttagggGACTAAGCTAGACAATAATGTTGGACCTTTACCTTTGGTGTTAGACAAcagtatattaaaatataacacttGTGCCAAGTGCAGGACCACAGTGATGGTGTACAGATCAGACTTATTTTGCAGGCAGCTAATGGGGAGCCTACTAAATCACATAAGCACACCCTATGTTTTTAAATTTAGGAATGACTGAATGGGTGCCGAGATGGAAGGAAAATGGCTGGAAAACCTTTCATGGAGAAGAAGTTGTTAATAAGAAAGAATTTGAGAAGCTTGATAACCTGTGCAAGGATCTCGATGTCACATGG carries:
- the LOC138794463 gene encoding ribonuclease H1-like, which encodes MSYYAVRRGRQPGVYYNWDECKEQVSRYPYARYKKFPNYEQAQHFMRGSDYSSRSSYRQGLSADVYTDGCCSRNGRYGAKAGIGVYWGPDHPLNVSERLDGRATNQRAEIEAASRAVEQARDHNITNLNVHTDSKFTIKGMTEWVPRWKENGWKTFHGEEVVNKKEFEKLDNLCKDLDVTWTHVPGHRGNSGNEKADHLAKKGARK